Proteins from one Bos indicus x Bos taurus breed Angus x Brahman F1 hybrid chromosome 19, Bos_hybrid_MaternalHap_v2.0, whole genome shotgun sequence genomic window:
- the CD7 gene encoding T-cell antigen CD7 isoform X1 yields MVGLLGLLLFPLLQAAGEVWQSPRKTIALEGDSVNITCSTPGTLHGIYLKKTWPNNSDVIYYEDGSEPTVDPQFQGRIAYSGLQSNLTISLYHLQLADTGGYTCVAIMDDKIFGPGTLVMVTDQLPQAANTCQESWPIHFALPTALAVGFFLIGLGLGAVCVLIRTQIQKLCCAKDKSPVFVIYEDMSHSRCNTMSIPNQYQ; encoded by the exons ATGGTTGGgctcctggggctcctgctgTTCCCCTTGCTCCAGGCCGCTGGAG AGGTGTGGCAGTCCCCCCGCAAAACGATCGCTTTAGAGGGGGACTCCGTCAACATCACCTGCTCCACCCCGGGGACCCTGCATGGCATCTACCTGAAAAAAACGTGGCCGAACAACAGCGATGTGATTTACTATGAAGATGGGTCGGAGCCCACCGTGGACCCGCAGTTCCAGGGCCGCATTGCCTACTCAGGGCTGCAAAGCAACCTGACCATCAGCTTGTACCACCTGCAGTTGGCTGACACCGGTGGCTATACCTGTGTGGCCATCATGGATGATAAGATCTTTGGTCCCGGCACCTTGGTCATGGTGACAG ACCAACTGCCCCAGGCAGCGAACACATGCCAGGAGTCTTGGCCGATACACTTTGCCCTCCCCACGGCCCTGGCTGTGGGCTTCTTCCTCATCGGGCTGGGACTGGGAGCAGTGTGTGTGCTGATAAGAACACAG ATCCAGAAACTCTGCTGTGCGAAGGATAAGAGCCCAGTGTTCGTGATCTATGAGGACATGTCCCACAGCCGCTGTAACACCATGTCCATCCCCAACCAGTACCAGTGA
- the CD7 gene encoding T-cell antigen CD7 isoform X2 has translation MVGLLGLLLFPLLQAAGEVWQSPRKTIALEGDSVNITCSTPGTLHGIYLKKTWPNNSDVIYYEDGSEPTVDPQFQGRIAYSGLQSNLTISLYHLQLADTGGYTCVAIMDDKIFGPGTLVMVTDQLPQAANTCQESWPIHFALPTALAVGFFLIGLGLGAVCVLIRTQVSMDPQVSPVSLEAHFSQRA, from the exons ATGGTTGGgctcctggggctcctgctgTTCCCCTTGCTCCAGGCCGCTGGAG AGGTGTGGCAGTCCCCCCGCAAAACGATCGCTTTAGAGGGGGACTCCGTCAACATCACCTGCTCCACCCCGGGGACCCTGCATGGCATCTACCTGAAAAAAACGTGGCCGAACAACAGCGATGTGATTTACTATGAAGATGGGTCGGAGCCCACCGTGGACCCGCAGTTCCAGGGCCGCATTGCCTACTCAGGGCTGCAAAGCAACCTGACCATCAGCTTGTACCACCTGCAGTTGGCTGACACCGGTGGCTATACCTGTGTGGCCATCATGGATGATAAGATCTTTGGTCCCGGCACCTTGGTCATGGTGACAG ACCAACTGCCCCAGGCAGCGAACACATGCCAGGAGTCTTGGCCGATACACTTTGCCCTCCCCACGGCCCTGGCTGTGGGCTTCTTCCTCATCGGGCTGGGACTGGGAGCAGTGTGTGTGCTGATAAGAACACAGGTCAGTATGGACCCTCAGGTGTCACCAGTGTCCCTAGAAGCCCACTTCTCTCAGAGAGCATGA